From Butyricimonas paravirosa, one genomic window encodes:
- a CDS encoding S28 family serine protease → MRYVFSLFVTLLLACGSVLANGPLLQKLQQIKEISGIRELKVQPYTEYYEFWYEQPIDHNNPSKGTFKQRVLLGHRDFNTPMVAILEGYGIYSPAESELSKLFKTNQLTIEHRFFNNSKPEGETPWTDLTLKQAATDQHEIIQALRQKIYPNTKWISTGISKGGQTTVYHRYFYPEDVEISVPYVAPINLEKIDPRLEKFLSKLGGTPENRKLLEGGGKDIKWQIFDFQKRCLENMDKLMPLMQELTQAKGYSFNKVGGIERAFKLTILEFPFAFWQWGNNINDMPQLEEDDYNEIFNYLVKVSSPDFFDDKAIENLQAFYYAALTETGMYAYNTKPFKKFFKDEPEPIITFDFAMPKGYENAPFNTQQLQDINHWLQTNAENILFIYGGSDPWSATAVDLKKNDKCRKYIKANMDHKCRIASFENLTRSAIVKVLKSWLTGTEVEEEIEEVLIY, encoded by the coding sequence ATGAGATATGTATTTTCACTTTTTGTAACTCTATTATTAGCTTGCGGATCCGTACTTGCAAACGGCCCGTTATTACAGAAATTACAACAAATCAAAGAAATATCCGGTATTCGGGAACTAAAAGTTCAACCTTACACGGAATACTACGAATTCTGGTACGAACAACCGATAGACCACAATAATCCCTCGAAAGGAACTTTCAAACAAAGGGTATTACTGGGACATCGGGATTTCAACACTCCCATGGTAGCCATCCTCGAAGGGTACGGGATTTACTCCCCGGCAGAAAGCGAGTTGTCAAAACTATTCAAGACAAACCAGCTTACCATCGAACACCGCTTTTTCAACAACAGCAAACCCGAAGGAGAAACACCATGGACAGACTTAACCTTGAAACAGGCTGCCACTGACCAGCACGAGATTATTCAAGCCTTACGACAAAAAATATATCCGAACACGAAATGGATCTCCACGGGAATCAGCAAAGGGGGACAGACAACCGTCTATCACCGTTATTTCTACCCGGAAGACGTGGAGATAAGCGTGCCTTACGTGGCTCCCATTAACCTGGAAAAAATTGATCCCCGGTTAGAAAAATTCCTTTCCAAACTAGGCGGAACCCCGGAAAACAGAAAATTACTCGAAGGTGGTGGAAAAGATATTAAATGGCAAATCTTCGATTTTCAAAAGAGATGTCTTGAAAATATGGATAAGCTCATGCCGCTCATGCAGGAATTAACGCAAGCAAAAGGCTATTCATTCAACAAGGTTGGCGGGATAGAACGGGCTTTCAAACTCACGATCCTTGAATTCCCATTTGCATTCTGGCAATGGGGAAACAACATCAATGATATGCCCCAACTGGAAGAAGACGATTATAACGAGATATTCAACTACTTGGTGAAAGTGTCTTCCCCGGATTTCTTTGACGACAAAGCCATTGAAAATTTACAAGCGTTCTATTACGCCGCTCTAACAGAAACAGGCATGTACGCTTATAATACCAAGCCGTTCAAGAAATTCTTCAAGGATGAACCGGAACCGATCATCACGTTCGACTTCGCCATGCCTAAAGGATATGAAAATGCCCCGTTCAACACACAACAATTGCAGGATATTAATCATTGGTTACAGACCAATGCAGAAAACATTCTTTTCATTTACGGGGGAAGTGATCCTTGGAGCGCCACGGCTGTCGATTTGAAGAAAAACGACAAATGCCGCAAGTACATCAAAGCCAACATGGACCACAAATGTCGCATTGCAAGTTTCGAAAACCTTACCCGTTCTGCCATTGTCAAAGTATTGAAATCATGGCTCACGGGCACGGAAGTCGAAGAAGAAATTGAAGAAGTTTTAATCTACTAA
- a CDS encoding 3-deoxy-D-manno-octulosonic acid transferase — MLYNFGIIAYRCAIGVASLFNEKAALWVKGRKGIWKRMEAVERGKGRLVWVHAASLGEFEQGRPVIEKLKEIEPHTKILLTFFSPSGYEIRKNYQGADYIYYLPIDTPSNARRFVETWKPDAVVFVKYEYWYNYLNELHKQQVPTYLISAIFRPEQPFFKKWGNLHRRMLGFFTHLFVQDEESVKLLSTIGITHVQQTGDTRFDRVKQIADAAKRIEKVEAFCNDRRAVVCGSTWPGDEDIILDYINAQEGNYKWIIVPHEIGEGHIKDILGKCRKSVARYTDETADVTKCQVLVVDTIGVLSSIYRYGSISYVGGGFGKGIHNTLEAAIYGIPVLFGPKYHKFKEAVDLIACGGAFSISDKEQFTSLMDSLINSPAIAEAAGQSALKFVNQQLGATDAIIRQLVD, encoded by the coding sequence ATGCTATATAATTTCGGAATTATTGCATATCGTTGTGCTATCGGCGTGGCCTCTCTTTTTAACGAGAAAGCGGCATTATGGGTAAAAGGGCGAAAAGGAATATGGAAACGTATGGAGGCTGTTGAGCGTGGAAAGGGACGATTGGTGTGGGTTCATGCCGCATCGCTGGGAGAATTCGAGCAAGGACGTCCAGTGATTGAAAAATTGAAAGAGATAGAGCCTCATACGAAAATATTATTGACCTTTTTCTCTCCTTCCGGGTACGAGATTCGCAAGAATTATCAAGGTGCTGATTATATCTATTATTTACCGATTGATACTCCTTCAAATGCCCGTCGTTTTGTGGAAACATGGAAACCGGATGCTGTCGTGTTCGTGAAATACGAGTACTGGTATAATTATCTGAATGAACTGCATAAACAGCAGGTGCCAACGTATTTAATCTCTGCAATTTTCCGTCCGGAGCAACCGTTCTTCAAGAAATGGGGGAATCTGCATCGTCGTATGCTCGGGTTTTTTACGCATCTTTTCGTGCAGGATGAGGAATCCGTAAAGTTGTTGTCGACGATTGGTATTACTCACGTGCAACAGACGGGGGATACTCGTTTTGACCGGGTAAAACAGATTGCGGATGCGGCAAAAAGAATCGAAAAGGTGGAGGCTTTCTGTAATGATAGGAGGGCCGTGGTTTGTGGAAGTACCTGGCCCGGAGACGAAGATATTATTCTGGATTATATCAACGCGCAGGAAGGAAATTACAAGTGGATTATCGTGCCTCACGAGATCGGGGAGGGGCATATCAAAGATATTTTGGGTAAGTGTCGCAAGTCGGTAGCTCGCTATACAGATGAGACGGCCGACGTGACGAAATGTCAGGTCCTCGTGGTTGATACGATCGGGGTGCTGTCTTCAATCTATCGTTACGGTTCTATCTCCTATGTTGGGGGTGGTTTCGGGAAAGGGATTCACAACACGCTTGAGGCTGCAATCTATGGTATTCCTGTTCTGTTCGGGCCGAAATATCACAAGTTTAAAGAGGCGGTTGATTTGATCGCTTGCGGCGGGGCGTTTTCAATCTCGGATAAGGAGCAATTTACTTCCTTGATGGATTCATTAATAAATAGCCCGGCAATCGCTGAGGCGGCCGGGCAAAGTGCTTTAAAGTTCGTCAATCAACAACTTGGTGCGACAGACGCAATTATTCGTCAGTTAGTAGATTAA
- a CDS encoding efflux RND transporter periplasmic adaptor subunit codes for MKALSIIFVVFLFLLAGCGKSKKQQETAPTPSVAVDHPQLRTVVYTFEYPGYLQAEQTVNLVARVSGYLESYQFTPGQRVREGQTLFVIEPQPYKDKVTQAEANVESSKSKLAYTKASYERMQEAVKTKAISEIDYLQAQSDYGEALAAYEEARSQLSLANIDLSYCIVKAPFTGRISRNMVDPGNMVGTDASNSALATIYKDNQMYLYFNMAYPDFARLPKNTPSALPVTIQDVNNPEKTWIAALDYSSPNIDLNTGTLNLRAIARNPNGELLSGMYVKVIVPYKSVPKAIVIPEASLGTNQGGRYVYLVGPDDTIVFRQVEVGVLTPDGMREITSGLTLEDRYVTKALINVRPGMKIKPTL; via the coding sequence ATGAAAGCACTTTCCATCATTTTCGTCGTTTTCCTGTTTCTTTTGGCCGGATGTGGCAAATCGAAGAAACAACAGGAAACAGCTCCAACACCCTCGGTTGCCGTTGATCATCCGCAGTTGCGCACGGTGGTCTATACGTTTGAGTACCCGGGGTATCTACAAGCGGAACAAACGGTAAATCTCGTGGCACGGGTTTCGGGCTACTTGGAATCCTATCAATTTACTCCCGGACAACGGGTTCGCGAAGGGCAAACTCTTTTCGTGATTGAGCCGCAACCTTATAAAGATAAAGTGACACAAGCCGAGGCAAACGTGGAAAGTAGTAAATCGAAACTCGCCTACACAAAAGCATCCTACGAACGGATGCAGGAGGCCGTGAAGACCAAAGCGATCAGTGAGATAGACTACCTTCAAGCCCAATCCGACTACGGAGAAGCCCTTGCTGCTTATGAAGAGGCCCGGAGCCAGTTAAGCCTGGCCAATATAGACCTTTCATACTGTATCGTGAAAGCACCTTTTACCGGACGAATCTCCCGGAACATGGTCGATCCGGGCAATATGGTCGGAACAGATGCCAGTAATTCGGCTCTAGCCACCATATACAAGGACAACCAAATGTATCTCTATTTCAACATGGCTTACCCGGACTTTGCCCGGTTGCCCAAGAATACCCCATCTGCCCTTCCGGTTACCATACAAGACGTGAATAATCCGGAAAAGACTTGGATCGCCGCTCTGGATTACAGTTCTCCAAATATTGACCTCAACACGGGAACCCTCAACCTGCGGGCCATTGCCCGCAACCCGAACGGGGAACTTCTTAGCGGGATGTACGTGAAAGTCATTGTCCCCTACAAAAGTGTCCCGAAAGCGATTGTCATTCCGGAAGCGTCCCTCGGTACCAATCAAGGCGGACGCTATGTTTATCTCGTGGGACCAGATGACACGATCGTCTTCCGTCAAGTGGAAGTCGGAGTACTCACTCCCGATGGGATGCGGGAAATCACCAGCGGTCTCACCCTAGAAGACCGCTACGTAACCAAAGCCCTCATCAACGTACGCCCGGGAATGAAAATCAAACCAACTTTATGA
- a CDS encoding DUF4252 domain-containing protein: MKIKSLLTCMMVSLVTILPLQAQVGKEMKAFRNKDGITVTMLNPSLYSLYKQGDLSLPAEEALKDIKEINVMQVDIKRATPKVVEEISQRITPIVENEAKYTLVRSHRGAYSQEFLYVTQHEERITSLVLWSEDVETLSIVELKGNIQLDNVDEIANALKVKGLDRLAYINTPTDQVASGSDFIKKLEERFGIKRDSIFGKDPFGSFRESFGSMDDMLKKAEEMFRDMGPMFSGESDMEGMGESISNGLEVIQENGKTRIKVNAKNSEVSYVIDGIEYAADSLKNGIPDEIATVNMITSPTNAKKSYVVINTKQKKGQFISYANGVLKYKYNKQEYTLNPEKLEEPALIINNRLTRSFNIDPVQIIQIRPVSELERQLLGAPSAQVIIVTDKMGFFF, from the coding sequence ATGAAGATCAAAAGTCTATTAACATGCATGATGGTAAGCCTTGTCACGATCCTGCCATTACAGGCTCAGGTCGGCAAGGAAATGAAAGCATTCCGCAACAAGGATGGTATAACCGTAACGATGTTAAACCCGTCGCTTTACAGCCTTTACAAACAAGGTGACCTGTCCCTACCCGCGGAAGAGGCTTTGAAAGACATAAAAGAAATCAACGTGATGCAAGTTGACATCAAACGGGCCACCCCCAAGGTTGTGGAAGAAATTTCTCAACGCATCACCCCGATCGTGGAAAACGAGGCCAAATACACGCTCGTGCGCAGCCACCGGGGAGCTTACAGCCAAGAATTTCTCTACGTGACACAACACGAGGAACGTATCACGTCTCTCGTTCTATGGAGCGAAGATGTAGAAACACTTTCTATCGTGGAACTCAAGGGTAACATCCAACTGGATAACGTGGATGAAATCGCCAATGCACTAAAAGTGAAAGGACTCGATCGCTTGGCTTACATCAACACGCCGACAGATCAGGTTGCATCCGGTTCCGATTTTATCAAAAAACTGGAAGAACGCTTTGGTATAAAAAGAGATTCCATTTTCGGGAAAGATCCTTTTGGTTCATTCCGGGAAAGTTTCGGCAGCATGGACGATATGCTCAAAAAAGCGGAAGAAATGTTCCGTGACATGGGTCCCATGTTTAGCGGAGAATCGGATATGGAAGGGATGGGAGAATCCATTTCCAACGGCCTGGAAGTTATTCAGGAAAACGGGAAAACCCGTATAAAAGTAAACGCCAAAAACTCGGAAGTATCTTACGTGATCGACGGTATCGAATACGCGGCCGATTCCCTTAAAAACGGTATCCCCGACGAAATCGCCACCGTGAACATGATTACCTCCCCGACGAATGCCAAAAAATCATACGTGGTAATCAACACGAAACAGAAAAAAGGACAATTCATCAGTTATGCCAACGGCGTGCTGAAATACAAGTACAACAAACAGGAATACACGTTGAATCCCGAAAAGTTGGAAGAACCGGCCTTGATTATCAACAACCGTCTGACAAGAAGTTTCAATATTGATCCGGTACAAATTATACAGATTCGCCCGGTATCCGAATTGGAACGACAATTATTAGGCGCCCCATCAGCCCAAGTCATTATCGTAACCGATAAAATGGGTTTCTTCTTCTAA
- a CDS encoding efflux RND transporter permease subunit: MLSRFFINRPIFATVLSILIVVAGVITLRSLPVEQYPTITPPTVVVEAQYPGANATTIAQMVATPIEQQVNGVEGMLYMSSTSSSAGVYRLTVTFEVGTDLDMATVLVQNRVNMTLSSLPQEVTKIGVTTTKESTNVVMFLTLTSDNPSYDALYLSNYAELNLVNELSRVKGVGSVGEFGAGNYSMRLWLNPDLLTIRGISPQEIISAIESQNIQVAPGAVGAPPLASPVAFQYTLETQGLLVSEEEFGNIIVKTLSDGRYLRLKDVATIELGSQTYSTNALLKGQAVAAIAIYQLPGANALDVAQRIKARVNTLSSYLPEGVHLNITLDTTEFIHASVKEIYKTLGTAFLLVLIVILIFLQNWRAMLIPLIAIPVSLVGTFTFMGLMDFSINTLTLFGLVLAIGLVVDDAIIIVENSYRLIETGKYADMKSAVTQAMKEVSGAIVGIILVLLAVFIPTAFIGGITGMLYKQFALTIAAATVISGFNALTLSPALCALFLKPAKPSKFFLFKGFNKFFEKTTNGYTWVVQGFIRKSALAILAFLVLAILAFIGFLRLPTTFVPNEDQGYFVVSMQLPDGSSLSRTESASAKAGEILKQIDGVKTYIAINGFSMMDNAQNSNAASIFVMLENWDKRKSKALGVDAITTRFNELAYLEIPEAQSYAVSPPPIPGLGESSGFELMVEDINNYGSTSLQQAVDHLVDAGNGTPGLSMLRSTFSASVPQYYLNIDRDKVELMQIPIGDVFNALSAYIGSIYVNNFVKYGRTFQVKLQGIPDSRRVIDDVLFLNVKNTRNEMVPFSAFTTVEQRLGTELLPKYNTYSAASLSGSAASGYSSGQALTIMQQVFEQELGNTFGYEWTGLAYQEESAGSTTTMIFILAILVAFLILAAQYESWTSPFAVIMGLPIALLGVVIGCLVMNLPISVYTQIGIILLIALTAKNAILIVEFARDYRAAGKPISEAAIEAGKVRLRPILMTSFAFILGVFPLVISTGAGAASRISLGIAVFAGMLMTSLVGTLFMPNFYYVMQSLQERLTRKKQKS; encoded by the coding sequence ATGTTATCTCGCTTTTTCATCAATCGACCGATATTTGCCACCGTTCTATCTATATTAATTGTAGTTGCAGGTGTGATCACGTTGAGATCATTACCCGTGGAACAATATCCCACGATAACCCCGCCCACGGTAGTCGTGGAGGCTCAATATCCGGGAGCAAATGCCACAACCATCGCACAGATGGTAGCCACCCCGATCGAGCAACAAGTTAACGGGGTCGAAGGAATGCTTTATATGTCATCCACTTCTTCCAGTGCTGGGGTCTATCGGCTTACCGTAACCTTCGAGGTCGGTACCGACCTGGACATGGCTACCGTTCTCGTACAGAACCGGGTAAACATGACCCTAAGTTCACTTCCGCAAGAAGTGACAAAAATAGGAGTCACCACCACCAAAGAATCCACCAACGTGGTCATGTTTCTCACGTTGACCTCCGATAACCCGAGTTATGACGCTCTTTACCTATCCAATTATGCAGAATTGAACCTCGTGAACGAATTATCACGGGTAAAAGGAGTAGGCAGTGTAGGGGAATTCGGAGCCGGAAATTACAGTATGCGTCTCTGGCTGAATCCCGATTTACTGACCATCCGAGGCATCAGCCCGCAAGAGATTATCTCTGCCATCGAAAGCCAAAACATACAGGTAGCACCCGGAGCAGTCGGGGCTCCCCCGCTTGCCAGCCCGGTAGCCTTCCAGTACACGCTGGAAACCCAAGGATTGCTGGTCAGTGAAGAAGAATTCGGAAATATCATTGTGAAAACACTTTCCGACGGAAGATACTTACGCTTGAAAGACGTGGCCACAATCGAGCTGGGAAGTCAGACGTACTCGACAAACGCCCTGTTAAAAGGTCAGGCGGTGGCCGCCATAGCCATCTATCAACTTCCGGGAGCAAACGCCCTGGATGTGGCTCAACGCATCAAAGCCCGGGTAAACACGTTATCCTCGTATTTACCCGAAGGTGTACACCTGAATATCACGCTCGACACGACCGAATTTATTCACGCATCTGTCAAAGAGATATATAAAACGCTGGGAACGGCTTTTTTACTCGTGTTGATTGTCATTCTGATCTTCTTACAAAACTGGAGAGCCATGCTGATTCCCCTGATCGCCATTCCGGTATCACTTGTCGGAACCTTCACGTTCATGGGACTCATGGACTTTTCCATCAATACACTAACCCTTTTCGGGTTGGTGCTGGCCATTGGGTTGGTAGTAGATGATGCGATCATTATTGTCGAGAACAGTTACCGCCTGATCGAGACCGGAAAATATGCAGACATGAAATCTGCCGTCACCCAAGCCATGAAAGAGGTGTCGGGGGCTATCGTGGGAATTATCCTTGTCCTCCTGGCCGTGTTCATCCCGACCGCATTTATTGGCGGGATCACGGGAATGCTTTACAAACAATTTGCTTTAACCATCGCAGCTGCAACCGTTATCAGCGGGTTCAATGCCCTGACTCTAAGTCCCGCATTATGCGCCCTTTTCCTAAAACCCGCCAAACCATCCAAATTCTTCCTGTTCAAGGGATTCAACAAGTTTTTCGAGAAAACTACGAACGGGTACACGTGGGTGGTACAAGGTTTTATTCGGAAATCGGCATTGGCAATTCTGGCATTCTTGGTTCTTGCCATACTGGCATTCATCGGTTTCTTACGACTACCGACAACTTTCGTCCCGAACGAGGATCAGGGGTATTTCGTGGTCTCCATGCAACTACCGGACGGTTCGTCCCTCTCCCGGACAGAATCCGCATCAGCCAAAGCAGGTGAGATATTAAAGCAAATCGACGGGGTAAAAACTTATATTGCGATCAATGGATTCTCCATGATGGACAACGCCCAGAACTCTAACGCAGCTTCCATCTTCGTCATGCTCGAAAACTGGGACAAGCGAAAAAGCAAAGCCTTGGGAGTAGATGCCATCACGACCCGATTCAATGAACTGGCTTATCTCGAAATCCCGGAGGCTCAAAGTTACGCCGTTTCCCCTCCCCCGATCCCTGGCCTGGGAGAAAGTAGCGGGTTCGAGCTCATGGTGGAAGACATCAATAACTACGGTTCCACATCCCTGCAACAAGCCGTCGATCATCTGGTTGATGCAGGAAACGGAACTCCCGGTTTATCCATGCTCCGGTCCACGTTCAGCGCCAGCGTTCCGCAATATTACCTGAACATCGACCGAGACAAGGTTGAATTAATGCAAATACCGATAGGAGACGTGTTTAACGCTCTCTCGGCATACATCGGCTCTATTTACGTGAATAACTTCGTGAAATACGGCAGGACCTTCCAAGTTAAACTTCAAGGCATTCCCGACAGCCGGAGAGTGATTGATGACGTTTTGTTTCTGAATGTCAAGAACACGCGGAACGAAATGGTTCCCTTCTCTGCTTTCACGACCGTGGAACAACGCCTAGGGACAGAACTTCTTCCCAAGTACAACACCTATTCGGCAGCCTCCCTATCCGGAAGTGCTGCCTCAGGTTATAGCTCCGGTCAAGCCTTAACTATCATGCAACAGGTATTCGAGCAAGAACTAGGCAACACGTTCGGTTACGAATGGACCGGACTGGCCTACCAGGAAGAGAGTGCGGGATCGACCACAACAATGATTTTCATACTCGCCATTCTTGTGGCTTTCCTCATTCTCGCTGCTCAATATGAAAGCTGGACTTCACCATTTGCCGTGATCATGGGACTACCCATTGCCCTGTTGGGAGTTGTCATCGGGTGTCTCGTGATGAATCTTCCGATCAGCGTCTACACCCAAATCGGTATCATCCTGTTAATCGCTCTAACCGCCAAGAATGCCATCTTGATCGTGGAATTCGCCCGGGATTATCGAGCCGCCGGGAAACCGATCTCCGAGGCAGCCATTGAGGCCGGAAAGGTTCGGTTACGCCCGATCCTGATGACCTCATTCGCTTTCATCCTCGGTGTTTTCCCTCTGGTCATCTCCACCGGAGCCGGAGCAGCAAGTCGAATCTCGTTAGGAATAGCCGTCTTCGCCGGGATGCTGATGACCTCGTTGGTGGGTACACTTTTCATGCCCAATTTCTACTACGTCATGCAGTCTTTACAAGAACGACTAACCCGAAAGAAACAGAAATCCTAA
- a CDS encoding efflux transporter outer membrane subunit translates to MKLAAITRTGSYFLTLFLFTLTPSAGNAGQYQPDQPEKIKPYKKVSEHSNLQQTLPSNDEWWQLFKDPILDTLINKAVIKNYDVRNAIRKIEMAKAKLRVDRSPYYPTIYFSANYAPEKSSLSADKKNIIERNGTATVNLNWELDVFGRIRKESSSQKEFYLAAQEDYRGVMVSLAAQLSTAYINLRSAQKQLEVTRENIESQKKVMELTESRFKLGLASQLDAAQAKSLYLQTKASLPGIESTIAQQINLIGVLIGEHSVAIRDSLLKIRPIPTNPRQAANGIPANLIRQRPDVRSAERTIDGLAEAVGASRADWWPKFLVTGFFGYSSENFEQFTNKENMIWQIAPSIKWTIFSGRNLVESKKSAQLQLDEEINSYNQTLLTALQEVDNALVTYNKSLLQISALNDAFQQSQLTLDLAIEQYKNGLASYQTVLSSQISLLNYENSLVEARTASLRYLIELYQALGGGWPVGDF, encoded by the coding sequence ATGAAATTGGCTGCTATCACGAGAACGGGAAGTTATTTCCTAACATTATTTCTATTCACCCTTACCCCTTCGGCCGGGAATGCCGGGCAATACCAACCCGACCAACCGGAAAAGATCAAACCATATAAAAAGGTAAGTGAACATTCGAACCTGCAACAAACCTTACCCTCTAACGATGAATGGTGGCAACTGTTCAAAGATCCGATTCTCGACACGCTTATTAACAAAGCCGTCATCAAAAACTACGATGTACGGAATGCTATTCGCAAAATAGAGATGGCAAAAGCAAAACTACGTGTGGATCGCAGTCCCTACTACCCGACTATCTATTTTTCTGCCAACTATGCCCCGGAAAAAAGCAGCCTTAGCGCAGATAAAAAAAATATTATCGAACGGAACGGAACCGCCACCGTCAACCTAAACTGGGAACTCGACGTGTTCGGACGAATCCGGAAAGAGAGTTCTTCTCAAAAAGAATTTTACCTTGCCGCACAAGAAGATTACCGGGGAGTGATGGTATCTCTTGCCGCACAATTATCCACGGCATATATCAACTTGCGGAGTGCCCAGAAACAACTGGAAGTAACCCGTGAAAACATCGAATCACAAAAGAAGGTTATGGAACTCACCGAATCAAGGTTTAAACTCGGATTAGCCTCCCAACTTGACGCGGCACAAGCCAAGAGCCTCTACCTGCAAACCAAAGCGTCATTACCGGGAATCGAATCGACCATTGCCCAGCAAATCAACCTAATCGGGGTTCTTATCGGAGAACATTCGGTTGCCATCCGGGACTCGTTATTGAAAATCCGTCCCATCCCGACCAATCCCCGGCAAGCCGCAAACGGTATTCCTGCCAACCTGATCCGCCAGCGTCCCGACGTACGTTCGGCAGAGAGAACGATTGACGGATTGGCCGAGGCCGTGGGAGCAAGCCGTGCCGACTGGTGGCCCAAGTTCCTCGTGACCGGATTCTTCGGCTACTCGTCCGAAAACTTCGAACAGTTTACGAATAAAGAAAACATGATCTGGCAAATCGCACCCTCTATTAAATGGACGATCTTCAGCGGTAGAAACTTGGTGGAATCCAAGAAATCTGCCCAATTACAACTTGACGAAGAAATCAACTCGTACAATCAAACATTACTGACCGCCTTGCAAGAGGTGGATAATGCTCTGGTAACTTACAACAAATCACTCCTGCAAATATCCGCCTTGAACGACGCGTTCCAACAGTCACAATTAACGTTAGATCTCGCAATAGAACAATACAAAAACGGATTGGCCAGTTACCAGACCGTGTTAAGTTCCCAAATCAGTCTTTTGAACTACGAGAATTCCCTTGTGGAAGCCAGAACTGCCTCCCTTCGCTACCTGATAGAACTTTATCAAGCCCTAGGAGGGGGATGGCCTGTCGGAGATTTCTAA